From Apium graveolens cultivar Ventura chromosome 9, ASM990537v1, whole genome shotgun sequence, the proteins below share one genomic window:
- the LOC141685591 gene encoding uncharacterized protein LOC141685591 — protein MFDKLRTLNEFHTDWKIKVRVTRMWPSNTSDDNSLYRYNLILLDAENFHVQATIDSNVWDIFQEVINEGKVYEISDFLTKKDTRKHRSVSSRIFITFNSETVIEPLLGDDTTIALHKFDFFDIGDMIVNAKGYRTGNIADILTDVIGVVEDLEPAQILEYKNYISEFEYSYAIPLLLINRNVVRVTLWGKYVKSLDPLFNDVLESPIIVILASMRPLWLHGEAVIGIVESSRIYINLQNVDIEDGVFCPKFQQQNSIHDTSRHRDIEEIAEA, from the exons ATGTTTGATAAGCTTAGAACACTCAATGAATTTCACACCGACTGGAAGATTAAGGTTAGGGTGACTAGAATGTGGCCATCAAATACTTCTGACGATAACTCATTGTATCGATATAATTTAATTCTTCTGGATGCTGAG AATTTTCATGTTCAAGCCACCATTGATTCTAATGTTTGGGATATATTTCAAGAAGTTATAAATGAAGGAAAAGTGTATGAGATTTCTGATTTCTTAACTAAAAAGGATACAAGGAAGCATAGGTCTGTTTCTTCCAGAATATTCATCACGTTTAATAGTGAAACAGTGATTGAACCTTTATTGGGAGATGACACTACAATAGCTCTTCATAAATTTGACTTTTTTGATATCGGTGACATGATAGTAAATGCAAAAGGATACCGAACTGGAAATATTGCTGATATTCTTACAG atGTTATTGGAGTTGTTGAAGATCTTGAACCTGCTCAG ATATTAGAATATAAAAATTACATATCAGAATTCGAATATTCATATGCTATTCCTTTACTTTTGATAAACAGGAATGTTGTTAGAGTTACCTTATGGGGTAAGTATGTTAAATCCCTTGATCCGTTGTTTAATGATGTTTTGGAAAGTCCGATTATAGTCATTTTGGCAAGTATGAGACCCCTTTGGTTGCACG GTGAAGCAGTTATTGGTATTGTTGAATCTTCAAGAATTTACATTAATCTTCAGAATGTTGAT ATTGAGGATGGTGTTTTTTGTCCTAAATTTCAACAACAAAATTCTATACATGACACTTCTCGCCACCGCGATATTGAAGAAATAGCAGAGGCTTGA